One genomic region from Maridesulfovibrio ferrireducens encodes:
- a CDS encoding helix-turn-helix domain-containing protein, which yields MKHTPPALIVRFIDIMNQYGLITDHDGIILHCNPHLLDVLKYAVSALDEVFGAESASIQDLIRQSVASKKMDSFNIEMDFGDGISQVFGQVYPLECETGYIAALLFHPVDSLRRLEKVSFDRQSKLPTDSRWVIDDEFKTLSFSADEDSIFYGREPGFSIFEAVLEKDHPTVLTAFDKAALTPGELVTICIDIQRHHGLCEVEVDIIYAPDMFYGNRYFVLTRPAVNRAEDILSRMSEAYQVDHDNALARCLNVGPPSISNVRTRIRELPDSWLVKCCLECRVNFHWLYAGLGKKFFD from the coding sequence ATGAAACATACCCCACCTGCCTTGATTGTCCGATTTATAGATATAATGAATCAATATGGTCTGATAACGGACCATGACGGTATAATTTTGCACTGCAATCCGCATTTGCTTGATGTTTTAAAATATGCAGTCAGTGCGCTTGATGAAGTTTTTGGCGCGGAATCTGCGAGTATTCAGGATTTGATTAGGCAGTCTGTTGCGTCGAAAAAAATGGATTCATTCAATATTGAAATGGATTTCGGGGACGGAATCAGTCAGGTTTTCGGACAGGTTTATCCGCTCGAGTGCGAAACGGGGTATATTGCGGCGTTGCTGTTTCATCCTGTTGATTCACTGCGCCGACTGGAAAAGGTTTCGTTTGATCGGCAGAGTAAGTTGCCGACAGATAGCAGGTGGGTGATAGACGATGAATTTAAAACTTTGTCATTTTCAGCGGATGAGGATTCTATTTTTTACGGCAGGGAACCGGGCTTTTCAATTTTTGAAGCCGTGCTGGAAAAAGATCATCCGACGGTTTTGACGGCATTTGATAAAGCGGCTCTCACCCCGGGCGAATTAGTCACGATTTGTATAGATATACAGCGTCATCATGGACTGTGCGAAGTTGAGGTGGATATTATTTATGCGCCGGATATGTTTTACGGAAACAGATATTTTGTGCTGACGCGTCCGGCAGTTAATAGAGCGGAAGATATACTCAGCCGTATGTCGGAAGCGTATCAAGTCGATCATGATAACGCCTTGGCCCGTTGTCTTAATGTCGGCCCGCCGTCTATTTCAAATGTGCGCACGCGTATCCGCGAATTGCCGGACAGCTGGCTTGTTAAGTGTTGTCTTGAATGCAGGGTCAATTTCCATTGGCTTTATGCCGGACTCGGGAAAAAGTTTTTTGATTAA
- a CDS encoding helix-turn-helix domain-containing protein — translation MSDIVQRFLSIKDMLELKQVAFCDRIGLTPMSYRNYTQGKGTPKSEILTKVCEEFNINGDWLLTGKGPVYAESANRTDTPETRFGTALKNLFADSGIQTTLENFAAVGGITVTELNAIMDSQMMPPASALRQWAIKYRVNMNFLIAQMGQPLLTREQYEQDGPLLDMRVQAGEDKYPRGCGDLYGNGKKTGNKPLPEVTQDMLSPGAELPLIGLAQCGVSGWSLTLPMAATSSVPKFHKDMIAAMAIGDSMVPAGINPGNIVYCDPKMKPIEGEPVFIVRRGMDTKKEGEATLKLYMGEDDKWIYLKGWLTNMGTHQKDFEIKQLKAEIKTIAPVVMIRRRI, via the coding sequence ATGAGTGATATTGTTCAAAGATTTCTAAGCATTAAAGACATGTTAGAACTTAAGCAGGTTGCATTTTGCGACAGAATTGGACTCACACCCATGAGTTACCGCAATTACACACAAGGCAAAGGAACACCTAAATCCGAAATTTTGACGAAAGTTTGTGAAGAATTTAATATAAATGGTGATTGGCTACTGACTGGCAAAGGGCCTGTTTATGCTGAATCTGCGAATAGGACTGACACGCCCGAGACTCGTTTTGGAACGGCTTTAAAAAATCTGTTCGCAGACTCCGGCATTCAGACCACGCTCGAGAATTTCGCGGCAGTCGGCGGCATAACTGTAACCGAACTGAATGCGATCATGGACAGTCAGATGATGCCGCCAGCATCAGCTTTGCGGCAGTGGGCAATAAAATATCGTGTGAATATGAATTTTTTGATAGCTCAGATGGGCCAGCCGCTGCTTACACGGGAACAGTATGAGCAGGACGGGCCTTTGCTGGATATGCGGGTTCAGGCTGGTGAGGATAAATATCCGAGGGGCTGCGGAGATCTTTACGGCAACGGCAAAAAAACAGGAAACAAGCCACTGCCGGAAGTCACGCAGGATATGCTTTCCCCCGGCGCGGAACTACCTTTAATCGGACTTGCTCAGTGCGGTGTTTCCGGCTGGTCTTTAACTTTGCCGATGGCAGCAACATCATCAGTTCCGAAGTTCCACAAAGACATGATAGCGGCAATGGCTATAGGCGACAGCATGGTTCCGGCCGGAATAAATCCGGGCAACATTGTATATTGTGATCCGAAAATGAAACCCATAGAAGGTGAACCTGTCTTTATAGTCCGGAGAGGGATGGACACAAAAAAAGAAGGCGAGGCAACGTTAAAATTATATATGGGTGAAGATGATAAGTGGATTTATCTAAAAGGCTGGTTGACGAACATGGGAACCCATCAGAAAGATTTCGAAATTAAACAGTTGAAAGCTGAGATTAAAACTATTGCGCCGGTCGTAATGATCCGCCGACGCATTTAA